A single Aggregatilinea lenta DNA region contains:
- a CDS encoding glycosyltransferase family 4 protein, translating into MKLRDVFRRGPARPAVYHASDGASWVLDWVARYLAAELDAQGVPSVLTTAPWDLKGQIIHFHDRYTYFNGPHDRLHPSNHLFMTWFHGDPADPLMTPVFAQMHAAVPHLDKIVVSCSATHQHALDGGLPGDKMVQIPLGVDLDLFVPPEPGAREEGRAALGVPDDAVCIGSFQKDGVGWGEGSEPKLVKGPDVFLETLAQLKPYVPNLFVLLTGPARGYVRAGLARLGIPYAHHHLDDYREIVAYYHALDLYLIASRVEGGPQALLESWATGVPLVSTRMGMPADLIADGDNGLLAEVEDAAGLAEGAAALLDDADLRAHCQTQALDDVRQYAWPVIARRYADELYRPLLERTGA; encoded by the coding sequence ATGAAGCTGCGCGACGTGTTCCGGCGCGGCCCGGCGCGGCCTGCGGTCTACCATGCCAGCGACGGCGCGAGCTGGGTGCTGGATTGGGTCGCGCGCTATCTGGCGGCGGAACTGGACGCGCAGGGCGTGCCGTCGGTTCTGACCACCGCGCCCTGGGATCTCAAGGGCCAGATCATCCACTTCCACGACCGCTACACCTATTTCAACGGCCCGCATGACCGCCTGCATCCGTCCAATCACCTGTTCATGACGTGGTTCCACGGCGACCCCGCCGATCCGCTGATGACGCCCGTCTTCGCGCAGATGCACGCCGCCGTGCCGCACCTGGATAAAATCGTCGTGTCGTGCAGCGCCACGCACCAGCACGCGCTCGACGGCGGGCTGCCCGGCGACAAGATGGTGCAGATCCCGCTGGGCGTGGACCTGGATTTGTTCGTGCCGCCGGAACCGGGAGCGCGCGAGGAAGGTCGCGCTGCGCTGGGCGTGCCGGACGACGCCGTGTGTATCGGCTCGTTCCAGAAGGACGGCGTCGGCTGGGGCGAAGGCAGCGAGCCGAAGCTGGTCAAAGGGCCGGACGTGTTCCTGGAAACGCTGGCGCAGTTGAAGCCGTACGTCCCGAACCTGTTCGTGCTGCTGACCGGCCCCGCGCGGGGATACGTCCGGGCCGGGCTGGCGCGGCTGGGCATTCCCTACGCGCACCACCACCTGGACGATTACCGCGAGATCGTGGCGTACTATCACGCGCTGGACCTGTACCTGATCGCGTCGCGTGTGGAGGGCGGGCCGCAGGCGCTGCTTGAAAGCTGGGCGACCGGCGTGCCGCTGGTCAGCACGCGCATGGGTATGCCCGCCGACCTGATCGCGGACGGCGATAACGGCCTGCTGGCCGAGGTCGAAGACGCTGCCGGGCTGGCCGAGGGAGCCGCCGCGCTGCTGGACGACGCGGATCTGCGGGCACACTGCCAGACACAGGCGCTCGACGACGTGCGGCAGTACGCGTGGCCGGTCATCGCGCGCCGCTACGCGGACGAGCTTTACCGTCCGCTGCTGGAAAGGACCGGCGCATGA
- a CDS encoding glycosyltransferase family 4 protein, translating into MSAHSPHLVLFFTHGVSLRTWDETGTFEREVALYRRLQARGYKITFITYGDASDRDYAPRIPGITIRCNRWGLPLDRYRRLLPLLHAPALIRADVFKTNQSYGADAALRAARLWRKPLIARAGFMWALFLANVPPDVAAPYDQDALIGTERDVFQRAQHVVVTTERMRDHTVNVFGVPAGRVTIIPNYMLTDVFAPTRTSYSGYRKILYVGRLQAEKNLPGLFEAARGLDVELTLIGRGVQADELKALAESYALTVNFVENVPNEQLPGWMNEADLFVLLSFSEGHPKSLLEAMSCGTPVLGADSPGIRDLIRHRETGYLCGTEPEAIRAALLDVLGDVALRERMGRGARQYVLDHLALDKIAEQETGVIDSVLAAWKDRK; encoded by the coding sequence ATGAGCGCCCACAGCCCGCACCTCGTCCTGTTCTTCACGCACGGCGTTTCGCTGCGCACCTGGGACGAAACCGGGACGTTCGAGCGCGAGGTCGCGCTGTACCGCCGCTTGCAAGCGCGCGGCTACAAGATCACGTTCATCACCTACGGCGACGCCAGCGACCGGGACTATGCCCCGCGCATCCCCGGCATCACCATCCGCTGCAACCGCTGGGGCCTGCCGCTGGACCGCTACCGCCGCCTTCTACCGCTGCTGCACGCGCCCGCCCTGATCCGCGCCGATGTGTTCAAGACCAACCAGAGCTACGGGGCCGATGCCGCCCTGCGCGCCGCCCGGTTGTGGCGCAAGCCGCTGATCGCGCGGGCGGGCTTCATGTGGGCGTTGTTCCTGGCGAACGTGCCGCCCGACGTCGCCGCGCCCTACGACCAGGACGCGCTGATCGGCACGGAACGCGACGTGTTCCAGCGCGCACAGCACGTCGTCGTCACCACGGAGCGCATGCGCGATCACACCGTGAATGTCTTCGGCGTGCCCGCCGGACGCGTGACGATCATCCCCAACTACATGCTGACCGACGTCTTCGCACCGACGCGTACGAGCTACAGCGGCTACCGCAAGATCCTGTATGTGGGCCGCCTGCAGGCCGAAAAGAACCTGCCTGGCCTGTTCGAAGCGGCGCGCGGGCTGGATGTGGAACTCACATTGATCGGGCGCGGTGTGCAGGCCGACGAGTTAAAAGCGCTGGCCGAGTCGTACGCGCTGACGGTGAACTTCGTCGAGAACGTGCCCAACGAGCAGCTTCCCGGCTGGATGAACGAGGCCGACCTGTTCGTGCTGCTGTCGTTCTCCGAGGGGCATCCCAAGTCGCTGTTGGAGGCGATGTCGTGCGGGACACCGGTCCTGGGGGCCGATTCGCCGGGCATTCGTGATCTGATCCGCCACCGCGAGACGGGCTATTTGTGCGGGACCGAACCGGAAGCGATCCGCGCCGCGCTGCTGGACGTGCTGGGCGACGTGGCGCTGCGCGAGCGTATGGGCCGGGGCGCGCGCCAGTACGTGCTCGATCATCTCGCGCTGGATAAGATCGCCGAGCAGGAAACCGGCGTAATCGACTCGGTGCTGGCCGCCTGGAAGGATCGCAAATGA